The Salvia splendens isolate huo1 chromosome 20, SspV2, whole genome shotgun sequence nucleotide sequence TGCTGCTACTAGTTAGTTCATTCTCGTGTTTTATTTTTCAGTAAAAcgaataacaaaattaaattatccGATCACCATGCTCCAAGATAGATGGACGTGTTCATGGATTCTTAATTTTTTGTAAGAATTAATCATTTAGTATGATTTGTTTGCAGTTGGCTAATAAACTCAGTAATACAAATAACTTAACATAGCTGCAAAAAAAGCACCACAAAAAGAGAAGTAGAAAAAACTTCACAAAAGAGGAGTACAATATTTACACATGCacattcttcatcatcatcatcttcagatGTCCAAAAAAATCTTGCTGAAGATCTCGCTAGAAGCTCGGAACGACGCCGTACGCTGCAGACTCCACTTCCAGCTCCGACCGCTTCGCAAATCTCCCCTTGATTCTCGGACGCGTCTCCGCGTATGCCTTCCTCGACGCGTACCTGATCGTCTTCTCGAACCTCCtgttcttcctcttctccctGTACCTCATCACCCTCGCTTCTCTGTCCATCcccaccaccgccaccgccgcggCGCTCTCGCTCCCATCCGCCTCCGGCACCACCCCCACCTCCATCGACGCCGACGATACCTGTCAAATcgcattaattgattaatttttcAAGCAAAAATTGAGCATATCGACTGAGTTAGGGTTTATGCTAAATCCCCAATTACTCAattgaattagggttttaaaCTTGAAAGGATCATACGCTTTGGCTGATGGATTGTGAGGTGAAGTTGTACATGAAGGGTTTGGGGCTCGGGTAGTCCATTTCGTAGGTGGGGAATCCGTCGACGACGGGACCGGGTACGTAGTTACCCGACCCGTATTCGGGCTTGTCCTGCACCGGCACGACTCCGTCGGCGGCGGAGTAATGCTTTTGCTCGCTATCGACGATTTGGTGCGGCTTGCATTTGAGATCCAGATCCAGATACGGATCCATATCGGAGAACATCGACATGTACTCCGGCGACCCGGATTCCTCCTCAATTTTGCTATTCGGGTCTGGAAGGAGCCACGACGCggcctcggcctcctcctcgGAGCTGGCTGCGGCGGCGTCGTAGAAGGGGGAGACGGGGACGCGGTCGTGGCGGCGGGCGAGGGGGTTGGCGGAGTGGATGTCGGCGTCGCAGGCGGCGCAGAGGGCGGCGGCGTCGGCCTTGCAGGTGAAGGAGGCTGGGGCCTGCTCGCAGACCTCGCAGATCCAGACGCGGCCGTGGAGCGAAGCCAGCTTGTTGGCGGCGTGGACGTCGGCGTCGCACGCACGGCAGAGGAACGCGGAGTCGGCCCGGCAGAAGACGGCGGCGGAAGCCGACTTGCAGGAGTCGCAGAGCTTCGCCGTTAtcatttctcttcttctttctcgcTTTGATTGATGACTGTTTGTGTGATTTTGTTGCGAAttcgatttctctctctcttcttcgagATGAAGAAATTTTAGAGAGAATTGAAAACTGGTGGCTGcgtttttatcattttatgacTGTAAACGAGCTGAATGGGTAGGGATGATCTCAGTTGTGGCCAATGACGTGACGACATATGGCGGAGTCTTAGCCAAATAAAAAAGGTTGAATtcattttatcttaattttggattatgTTGTTTAGACAAGGGGTGGGGTCCACGGAGAGACGTGGGAGATTTAGCTAGTTGAGTAAACAGAATTTTCCACTATAATGCCAACGTGTTCaagattttttcttttttttgttggaCGAAGTTATCAATCATCTATGAAGTTTAACGTGGGGATTCAAGAGATATCTCATTTAATGAATCGATGTGCATATCCAAATCATTTAAGATCAAGTTATTTCAAGTAATGGACACGGTAGGGATCAGACTAGGGTCGGATTCACTAATAACCAAGACTTCTTTGTTCTTCATTAAAGAGCTCAGTCAAACTCTAACCATGCGACTGATTTACAATTCAAGGTACAATCTTGAATACATAATACAATACTATTACAACTAGACTAAGATTGTCCTCGCTTCTTGAGAACTCCTCTGCCTGCACACTTAAGAAACACGTCAGCACCACAATAAGGATCCTCTCGGATCTTAGGCAAAAACGCAAGTGAATCAAGATCAAGCAGAAACACAGAATAGATCGGAACTacggctcagccacccgctGATAGAACAAGTCTATTCTCCAGAACTCATATCTAAGGGAGCACTACTGAATCCACCAGTGATTAACCTCACACACCGGATCCCAGCACTAACAGACTCTACCTCACCGGATCTGTAACTACCGAGAAAGAACTCACACAGAATCTCTCACACACAAAAAAACCCTAGTTTTCACCAACACAAAAGCAACCGAAGTAGTTGCCTTCTCTAGCACCCTAACAAGATCAACAACACATTTAACCGTGAGAGATCACAAAGAAATCACCGGAGAAGCGTCGGAGAAGAAAgcagagagcgagagagagagaatagatCTGAGAGAGAAGTCGAGAGAGTGTGTATTGAATCGAATAAGAGAATGGGAAGAGTCCCTTCTCACATAACTAACACAAACCTTAATCCAACGGCTGAAAGCCTTGATCCGGGTGGGAGTACACGTGGCTGCATCTAGTGTGTGAGGATTAAGTTTTGGGCTCAGCCCAAATACAAGTCACCTGGGCTAAAGAAAAAAACAGCCCAAATGAAGGTCCACCACTAGCTATtcaacatactccaccttggacttcATTCTGGGAAACCAGCTTGCACCAAAACGGCTAAGGTGTAAAATCATCACAGCCAACAAGGCAACCCCCCCAGCCCCAAAGAACAAAGTTCACTGGCATTTTTAGGAATCACCTAGCTGCCTCTAGACACCAGAGGGTTGAAAACCTATTAGTCTAGGAGGACTTGTTGCCTCAAGTCACCTACCACCCTTACCACAGTAGATAAGGTAACTGAGGTGTTTCCCCAGGACATGCAACCTATCCTAGATCAAAGTGTAAAAACTTTATGCAGAAAAAAAGTTTTTCAACTGGTATGCTTTTGGTCCCCATGTCAGCAGGGTTTCTATCAGTATGAATCTTTTGGAGAAACACTTCACATTTTTCTACAATATCTCTAATGTAATGAAACCTCATATCAATATTGATGggatacggactaaacaagcccaacagcagtgacggcccatcagcccaaagcccaaggaagagtatgagttcggcattaccaaagagttcggcctcagcctacagctcggtaaaagccaaccaatcaagctctcagatcggcaaccaaagcagttcggtctcagtaagagttcggcctcagcctacagctcggcacgagccaaccaatcaagctctgctcttaggtcggcatcaagctatgctctcagatcggcaaccaaagcagttcggtctcagtaagagttcggcctcagcctacagctcggcacgagccaaccaatcaagctctgctcttaggtcggcatcaagctctactctcagatcggcaaccaaagcagttcggtctcagtattcgaccgaacaaggagttagtggacccatacaggatttccacaacttccaacacacccactaccacgtggtgtcaactcaggccacgatcgtaggccatgacctacactacatccacgatcttaggccatgacctacacgacatccacgacttagtggtgatgcaagccacgatcttagttcattgtataaatagaatttagatcagatagaaaaaggttaagctctctagagataaaatagcatatagcaagtctgtgttgtaagctgtaatcccagatcaagcaatacaatcttgccctcccttcttcccgtggacgtagatttacttcagtaaatcgaaccacgtaaattcattgtgtcgtagtcctttttctctaccagcatttacaaacatcagaaattcgcggatccatcactggcgccgtctgtgggaaccagagaaccaaatttgtgataaagcgaatttttgaccctttttccaccccagaaaaaatgcataccagatcacacactacccgtaataccgttcgtgaaaaccatgaggaagctagtccagcccgcaggtccggaaaacagcctcgggagacatctacttccagttttcacgatgaaggaacaagccgctcaaaaggtccacacaccgagtcttcccagcagcctgatttgaatgaggctgtcaagctgttcttggctgagaagcaggatgagttcttagccttcctgcaaaagagccaagagccgaagacgaaaacggtggattctccttcctcatccagacgtgaaagtcactaccgcagtagtgccgtgtcttccaggaagaagaatcctcaaccccgacacattcctgttcctcctcggtaccggaatcacaggagatctccatctcctccataccgaagagatgtcgggttcgccatgtacggagcattgaagactccgttctcggacgatatcacccgaactccccttccacagaactaccgaactccgtctatgacttatgacgggttggtggatcctcatgacttcctgggacgctatcagtataatatggcgaaccagggtctcaatgaggtccatatgtgcaagctgttccccgagctgctcatcgggaacgccagaaggtggttcgacagccttcctcaaggcagcattagatcctaccgagatctaatggatgctttccacaggaggttctttcagaaagcggaagcccgaagcacttcggctcagctgctttctatacgtcaaggtcgcgacgaaaagatcagcgatttcctgacgagattccataaggaatgcctacaagtagataatctcaaggatctacttgtcatttcggcattccaaaatggaatcctgcccggagctctctacagaaagctcgtggaatgcagtccgcaaacagctcaagagatgtgggacattgcggaccagttctcccgagccgatgaggcagaccgtcgaaaacggtctttagacagctcatctagaggagacgaaaagaagcccgatcatagcgatcagaggcttcctcgccgaacaccttccccaccaaaggagggatagcggtcatccgaggtgatcgaaaaagagcaagtgtgttcgcagattgcgcttaaaagtgccgagcaatcagttcggcaccatcaagcatagcaatcacagcagccggagtcagaggcaggcgaaatgaccgaagtcacaccggaacCGAACTCAAGGGTGTATGGcattgaagccgtgattccggtttagatcggcatacccagtccccgaactcaatttctcctcagaaatgaatggtgacggactgagagccgaactagatcttgccgaagaaagaagagaattggcctgcataaaagccgccaagtacaaggagcaagtagcccggtattacaaccaaagggtgaagaagctgcaatttcaagtgggagatctcgtcttgagaaacaacgaagtaagccgagcagaaaagctgggcgaactcgaacccacatgggaaggtccatatcgggtgtcagaagtcctcggcaaagggtcttacaaattgactcacgtgtcaggagcacaagtaccccgaacatggtacgtttccaacctcaaaaagtttcatttgtaagagacagtccgatcagtcagtcttgagctctgttcggtcaatgtgctttctttggtttgctcggtctttgtttgtctctgtgcgttttatctgtgcgttttgtctgtctatgtgcgtgtcgtctcttacaaatgttactgaggtatcttgttcttcgaaggctgatccccttcttagaacatatacaagccaacgattgtgagtcaaagcttctaaagaggatacaagaccacaattcagcttaaacaagcagttcgtctgaaacgaactgcaataagggaaagtccgatccacgcgataaacctcgccgaattaggacgaccaagttcggtcaaagaagtttacctcataagaccgaggacgaccatgtctagtcaaagaggtttactgcataagaccacttcggttaactgggaaagtccgatccacgcgataaaactcgccgaattaggacaagggaaagttcgatcccggcgacgaaaatcgccaaattagaacacaaagacgagtccggtcaaagatgtttatttcatcagaccaaagacgagtccggtcaaagatgtttatttcatcagaccaaaagacgagtccggtcaaagatgtttatttcatcagaccaaagacgagtccggtcaaagatgtttatttcatcagaccaaagacgagtccggtcaaagatgtttatttcatcagaccaaaagacgagtccggtcaaagatgtttatttcatcagaccaaagacgagtccggtcaaagatgtttatttcatcagaccaaaagacgagtccggtcaaagatgtttatttcatcagaccaaagacgagtccggtcaaagatgtttatttcatcagaccaaagacgagtccggtcaaagatgtttatttcatcagaccaaagacgagtccggtcaaagatgtttatttcatcagaccaaggaccaagtccggtcaaagaagtttacttcataagaccaaggaccaagtccggtcaaaaaagtttacttcataagaccgaggacaagtacgatgaaattttttcgctaagctgtaaatacagtgttagaagcgaaaacaaaatttcatttttcaaatcttgttcggcatacaactccgctaccctacaaaatggcgttacgctattacaaaggactattctactgtccagggttgctgaagttaagccacctattcacaaaatcctctggaagccgagttcggttgttccgagcagatgaagaataagcaggtcgacgagacgctatcctcgacccaacgcctcttccccgagcccgagaagtcctaacacctcggcgatgaagagtctctgcaataagcatctgctgatcttgctcgctcatagtcacaactcctcggcgaatttcagtccgtccctgtcttgacgattccggttgctcctgagcccgttctcgtcttgacgtttccggctgatccggagttcgttgttgacttggagtaggattttgaacaagggaaccagaggtttgatctggagtgcgagcatctgttggcacgatatgccgaaggaatctttctatggaggggcgccgagaaagaacaatgttgtaccgagaagcccaacgccgcagtgatgtcacaacttgttggcaagccgagctctccagcgcattgttcctccggagtacatgatattcctcccacagttcgtcaactcgactctgaacatctgatatggtcattcccccgcgcacacggatgtaatcctcgtacgcagtcctctcagcaatggtcgtattcagctcggcctccagatccttcttatcggactctaagtccttattatcggcatccagcttcactaaacgagccagaagctcgtcattcttcgtctgatcggctatagctcttttctcagcttcgtctaaagccgaagagtacagccgcttccagtgaagtacctccagctccttgagagttaagaatacaaagcagctacgtcagttcggcatttcagcttaccgagcaggtagtaaaccacagcaggagtaagagagtacgaaaggctaaacGAAGACAcgagagcagaaagaagaattttt carries:
- the LOC121780605 gene encoding zinc finger protein CONSTANS-LIKE 4-like: MITAKLCDSCKSASAAVFCRADSAFLCRACDADVHAANKLASLHGRVWICEVCEQAPASFTCKADAAALCAACDADIHSANPLARRHDRVPVSPFYDAAAASSEEEAEAASWLLPDPNSKIEEESGSPEYMSMFSDMDPYLDLDLKCKPHQIVDSEQKHYSAADGVVPVQDKPEYGSGNYVPGPVVDGFPTYEMDYPSPKPFMYNFTSQSISQSVSSASMEVGVVPEADGSESAAAVAVVGMDREARVMRYREKRKNRRFEKTIRYASRKAYAETRPRIKGRFAKRSELEVESAAYGVVPSF